In Desulfovibrio oxyclinae DSM 11498, a single genomic region encodes these proteins:
- a CDS encoding CoB--CoM heterodisulfide reductase iron-sulfur subunit B family protein produces the protein MSGTYAYYPGCSGLGTSVEYDLSTRAICRELGIELVDIPDWSCCGSTPAHTVDHTLSCALSARNIFQAESLDVDGIITPCPSCLTNLKTASHRMRNEAFKARVERLLDGPVENRLPIMSVLQVLSETIGPAAIAEKVTEPLTGLRLAPYYGCIMNRPPEIMDFDDCENPVAMDELMTALGADVAPFPLKVECCGASFGVARKDMVMKLSGRLLDLAEDVSAHAMVTACPLCQMNLDLRQKQINSAHKAKHRMPVFYYTQLIGKALGMGEESLMLDKLIVPPSVAFRKMDEVRRSAS, from the coding sequence GTGAGTGGCACCTACGCATATTACCCCGGCTGCTCCGGGCTGGGCACCTCTGTGGAGTACGACCTCTCCACGCGCGCCATCTGCAGGGAGCTGGGCATTGAGCTCGTGGATATCCCGGACTGGAGCTGCTGCGGATCCACTCCGGCCCATACCGTGGACCACACGCTGTCCTGCGCCTTATCCGCGCGAAACATCTTTCAGGCCGAAAGTCTGGACGTGGACGGCATCATCACGCCGTGCCCCAGTTGTCTGACCAACCTCAAGACGGCCAGTCACCGCATGCGGAACGAGGCGTTCAAGGCCAGGGTCGAGAGGCTGCTGGACGGCCCTGTGGAGAATCGACTTCCAATCATGTCGGTCCTTCAGGTCCTTTCAGAAACAATCGGTCCGGCCGCCATTGCGGAGAAAGTGACCGAGCCTCTCACCGGACTGCGCCTTGCTCCGTACTACGGTTGCATCATGAATCGTCCGCCCGAAATCATGGACTTCGACGACTGTGAAAACCCGGTCGCCATGGACGAGCTGATGACGGCGCTTGGGGCCGACGTCGCGCCCTTTCCCCTCAAGGTCGAGTGCTGCGGAGCCTCATTCGGTGTGGCCCGCAAGGACATGGTCATGAAGCTTTCAGGGAGACTCCTTGATCTCGCCGAGGATGTCAGTGCCCACGCGATGGTCACTGCCTGCCCCCTGTGCCAGATGAACCTCGATCTCAGACAGAAGCAGATCAACTCGGCCCACAAAGCCAAGCATCGGATGCCGGTGTTCTACTACACCCAGCTCATCGGCAAGGCTCTGGGAATGGGAGAGGAGAGCCTGATGTTGGATAAGCTGATCGTTCCCCCGTCCGTGGCATTTCGGAAAATGGATGAAGTGCGCCGGTCGGCATCCTGA